From one Dermacentor variabilis isolate Ectoservices chromosome 3, ASM5094787v1, whole genome shotgun sequence genomic stretch:
- the LOC142576059 gene encoding 3-alpha-hydroxysteroid sulfotransferase-like isoform X2 → MLNDVITSTYPKSGTHWVQFLVQLILKGGKPVESYEEFTSNTHALEYMKHNDWKPSLPMRLFYSHLPLNKETMSKEAKYIYVARNPWDICVSFHHMMTEVSVWQFQGATFEEFVDAFLETDLGYGSYFDHVSSGYNLRNEPNVLFITYEDLKRDTRGLVLSLARFLGERYYRALKEDAELLAKILEWSKPEFMRKIIIMDFGKTHNTAFKEMFQRNALSCSHGYKGDNNKYAMVRTANVGGWKEYFTSELLARLEKKIQEEGHNAAFIDLWKDIREEAIAFSKSTT, encoded by the coding sequence ATGCTGAATGATGTCATAACGAGCACGTATCCCAAAAGCGGAACTCACTGGGTACAGTTCCTCGTCCAACTCATCCTAAAGGGAGGGAAACCGGTGGAGTCATATGAAGAGTTCACCAGTAACACTCATGCATTAGAGTACATGAAGCACAACGATTGGAAACCCAGTCTCCCAATGAGATTGTTCTACTCGCATCTTCCTCTGAACAAGGAGACCATGAGCAAGGAGGCCAAGTACATTTACGTCGCCCGAAACCCGTGGGACATCTGCGTGTCCTTCCACCACATGATGACCGAGGTCAGCGTCTGGCAGTTTCAAGGTGCCACCTTCGAGGAGTTCGTGGACGCCTTTCTGGAGACCGACCTGGGCTACGGAAGCTACTTCGATCACGTCTCGTCGGGTTACAACCTGAGAAACGAACCGAACGTTCTGTTCATCACTTACGAGGACCTCAAGAGGGACACCAGAGGGCTAGTACTGAGCTTGGCGCGGTTCCTGGGGGAGCGCTACTACCGAGCCCTGAAGGAAGACGCCGAGCTTCTGGCAAAAATATTGGAGTGGTCGAAGCCTGAATTTATGCGCAAGATAATAATAATGGATTTCGGCAAAACCCATAACACGGCATTCAAAGAAATGTTCCAGAGGAACGCGCTGTCATGCTCTCACGGGTACAAAGGAGACAATAACAAATACGCCATGGTGAGAACAGCCAACGTGGGTGGCTGGAAAGAGTACTTCACGTCAGAGCTACTGGCTCGTTTGGAGAAGAAGATACAAGAGGAAGGTCACAACGCAGCATTCATTGATCTTTGGAAAGACATTCGCGAAGAGGCCATTGCGTTCTCGAAAAGCACAACCTGA
- the LOC142576059 gene encoding 3-alpha-hydroxysteroid sulfotransferase-like isoform X1 produces the protein MAGKEGTDEFSTHTRPEGKAPRRPFHRVVDGVPRCAWLDPDIFNDFHLFRPMLNDVITSTYPKSGTHWVQFLVQLILKGGKPVESYEEFTSNTHALEYMKHNDWKPSLPMRLFYSHLPLNKETMSKEAKYIYVARNPWDICVSFHHMMTEVSVWQFQGATFEEFVDAFLETDLGYGSYFDHVSSGYNLRNEPNVLFITYEDLKRDTRGLVLSLARFLGERYYRALKEDAELLAKILEWSKPEFMRKIIIMDFGKTHNTAFKEMFQRNALSCSHGYKGDNNKYAMVRTANVGGWKEYFTSELLARLEKKIQEEGHNAAFIDLWKDIREEAIAFSKSTT, from the coding sequence ACTGATGAATTCTCCACGCACACGCGGCCAGAAGGCAAAGCACCACGCAGGCCTTTCCACAGAGTGGTCGACGGGGTGCCAAGATGTGCTTGGCTGGATCCAGACATCTTCAACGACTTCCACCTGTTCAGGCCCATGCTGAATGATGTCATAACGAGCACGTATCCCAAAAGCGGAACTCACTGGGTACAGTTCCTCGTCCAACTCATCCTAAAGGGAGGGAAACCGGTGGAGTCATATGAAGAGTTCACCAGTAACACTCATGCATTAGAGTACATGAAGCACAACGATTGGAAACCCAGTCTCCCAATGAGATTGTTCTACTCGCATCTTCCTCTGAACAAGGAGACCATGAGCAAGGAGGCCAAGTACATTTACGTCGCCCGAAACCCGTGGGACATCTGCGTGTCCTTCCACCACATGATGACCGAGGTCAGCGTCTGGCAGTTTCAAGGTGCCACCTTCGAGGAGTTCGTGGACGCCTTTCTGGAGACCGACCTGGGCTACGGAAGCTACTTCGATCACGTCTCGTCGGGTTACAACCTGAGAAACGAACCGAACGTTCTGTTCATCACTTACGAGGACCTCAAGAGGGACACCAGAGGGCTAGTACTGAGCTTGGCGCGGTTCCTGGGGGAGCGCTACTACCGAGCCCTGAAGGAAGACGCCGAGCTTCTGGCAAAAATATTGGAGTGGTCGAAGCCTGAATTTATGCGCAAGATAATAATAATGGATTTCGGCAAAACCCATAACACGGCATTCAAAGAAATGTTCCAGAGGAACGCGCTGTCATGCTCTCACGGGTACAAAGGAGACAATAACAAATACGCCATGGTGAGAACAGCCAACGTGGGTGGCTGGAAAGAGTACTTCACGTCAGAGCTACTGGCTCGTTTGGAGAAGAAGATACAAGAGGAAGGTCACAACGCAGCATTCATTGATCTTTGGAAAGACATTCGCGAAGAGGCCATTGCGTTCTCGAAAAGCACAACCTGA